One window from the genome of Oncorhynchus gorbuscha isolate QuinsamMale2020 ecotype Even-year unplaced genomic scaffold, OgorEven_v1.0 Un_scaffold_1732, whole genome shotgun sequence encodes:
- the LOC124023948 gene encoding chondroitin sulfate proteoglycan 4-like yields the protein MDISYENAGPDRKTLLLANTGAVVTEGDHIVIDESMLDASNLMSKLPTTQRSSHEICMASRTGTNDSETLHDHFVFDTWLNPKGKPAQRPLEDSQVLEEWFNITVIPVNDQPPVLKTKAPSLSVVQGDTVALGPENLNVEDLDNPSEDIQYTVVSKPNNGYLALGGSLNESVVSFTQAQINSGMVYFVHDGSRASGVFYFSVSDGHHKPVYKLFNLEVTEITISLVNNTGLALEQGQTSVVLTQESLVAETNGKNTTVHYRITAAPRYGKILRLDDQEVNQFEQEDLRTGSLFYHMTALTSGQDSFEFTAFTSEANLTNQVVNITVKPLVRFGEGVRISNGIVVKLNTGFLNATELASLSVSDPFFEVVSHPKYGKLVRGKAKAGKKTEPLGSFSFQDVKQERLSFELNANVTGVQELNDSLVFILKAENVPPARGEFRFTIVPYDPSLDLTTMSPILTTSSPFSQPLNQTTVFGVGTALPSLSTSLLSTQRPSKTHQKFKGRNRWGNTNRNDSAGTDTTLGKPTLSKGDDNEISFVNTPVRVESYPQTSSSLILVILPLLAMLLLVIILVVLVLLLRRNRKRKQKPVTLKPPASPSPSPSTPPAYNGQSQRSAAVPTVTVTPLSPSSPALDRLPPSANQGLVSNSTSLLLCSWNGVDPESSAQLIRTTPPTLQQNQYWV from the exons ATGGACATCTCCTACGAGAATGCTGGACCCGACCGCAAGACTCTGCTTCTCGCTAACACAG GTGCGGTGGTGACCGAGGGTGACCACATCGTCATCGACGAGTCCATGCTGGATGCGTCTAACCTTATGTCCAAGCTGCCCACAACCCAGCGCAGCTCTCACGAGATCTG TATGGCATCACGTACCGGCACGAACGACTCCGAGACACTCCACGACCACTTTGTCTTCGACACCTGGCTGAACCCCAAGGGTAAGCCGGCCCAGCGCCCTCTGGAAGACAGCCAG GTTCTGGAGGAGTGGTTCAACATCACGGTGATCCCAGTCAACGACCAACCGCCCGTTCTGAAGACCAAAGCCCCCAGCCTGAGCGTGGTGCAGGGGGACACAGTGGCCCTGGGGCCGGAGAACCTCAATGTGGAAGACTTGGACAACCCTTCAGAGGATATCCAGTACACTGTCGTCAGCAAGCCTAACAACGGCTATCTGGCCCTGGGAGGAAGCCTGAACGAGTCTGTGGTGTCCTTCACTCAGGCTCAGATCAACAGTGGCATGGTGTACTTTGTTCATGATGGAAGCCGGGCTTCTGGGGTGTTTTATTTTAGTGTTTCCGATGGCCATCACAAACCGGTCTATAAGCTCTTCAACCTCGAGGTGACGGAGATCACCATCTCCCTTGTCAACAACACTGGGCTGGCTCTGGAGCAGGGACAGACGTCCGTGGTTTTAACCCAGGAGAGTCTGGTGGCAGAGACCAATGGAAAAAACACAACGGTTCACTACCGGATCACAGCTGCGCCACGGTACGGCAAGATCCTCCGGCTGGATGACCAGGAGGTCAACCAGTTTGAGCAGGAGGACTTAAGGACGGGTAGCTTGTTTTATCACATGACGGCCCTCACGTCTGGTCAGGACAGCTTTGAGTTCACCGCGTTTACATCGGAAGCTAACCTGACAAACCAGGTTGTCAACATCACAGTTAAGCCCCTGGTCAGGTTTGGCGAGGGGGTGAGAATATCCAATGGCATCGTGGTCAAACTCAACACTGGTTTCCTCAACGCAACTGAGCTGGCTTCTCTATCCGTCAGCGACCCTTTCTTCGAGGTCGTCTCTCATCCAAAGTATGGAAAGCTGGTCCGAGGAAAAGCCAAAGCTGGTAAGAAAACCGAGCCACTGGGGTCTTTCTCCTTTCAGGATGTGAAGCAGGAGAGGCTATCCTTCGAGCTCAACGCCAACGTGACTGGAGTGCAGGAGCTGAACGACTCGTTGGTGTTCATTCTGAAAGCGGAGAACGTCCCACCTGCCAGGGGAGAGTTCCGGTTCACTATCGTTCCGTATGATCCATCGCTAGATCTAACCACCATGAGTCCCATCCTGACCACCAGCAGTCCTTTCTCTCAGCCTCTGAACCAAACGACAGTGTTCGGTGTTGGGACGGCACTACCCTCTCTGTCCACCTCCCTCCTTTCCACACAGAGACCCAGCAAGACCCACCAGAAGTTCAAAGGTCGCAACCGCTGGGGGAACACCAACAGGAACGACTCGGCAGGTACAGATACTACTCTGGGCAAGCCCACCCTGAGTAAAGGAGACGACAATGAGATTTCCTTTGTGAATACACCGGTCCGAGTAGAGTCATACCCACAGACGTCTTCCAGCCTGATATTGGTGATCCTACCTCTCCTGGCCATGCTCTTATTGGTCATCATCCTAGTGGTGCTGGTTCTCCTGCTGCGACGCAACAGgaagaggaaacagaaacctgtCACCTTGAAGCCGCCAGCCTCACCCTCGCCCTCGCCCTCAACCCCACCGGCCTATAACGGCCAGTCGCAGAGGAGCGCGGCTGTTCCCACGGTAACGGTGACCCCACTGAGCCCCAGTAGCCCTGCCCTGGACAGACTGCCTCCTTCAGCCAATCAGGGCTTAGTTAGCAACTCCACATCACTGCTACTTTGCTCGTGGAACGGTGTAGATCCAGAGAGTTCAGCCCAGCTCATTAGGACCACACCCCCCACTCTACAGCAGAACCAATACTGGGTATGA